Genomic window (Flavobacteriales bacterium):
CTTTCAAATGATCCATGTGCCGCCAAAGTTAGCGGGCAGGACGGGGTGGGGAAGGGATGTTGAAAAGGTGCGGTCTTCGCTTTGTGTTAGTCATAAGGTGCGCTTTCCGAGCGATCTTGCGAAAGCGGAATATTCCGGCGACCTATACAGGCCGTAACCTCTCGCTATTGATCGAACTGCTATTGTAATGTCCGCAACCCGTTGGAAAGTTGGAGCGATGATGCGTGCCGTGCTTCCGCACGACTAACCGTGCTTCCGGGTCCCGGGCGCCCGGTACCAAGCCACCCTTCCGGTCCCGGTGCGCATGATCGATCCGGCATCGACCGCATCCGCCAGGTCTCTGCTAGCTGTTGCGGTGGAAAGCTCGGGGAAGGCGTTGCGGTAATCCTTTCGGGTAAAACGTCCCCGGTCACTGCCCGAAATGAAAGTGGAGATGCGGTCAGGTCCTGTCAGCACTGGCCGTTCGCGAGTGAGCAACTCGTGCAGAGCCTCATCGATCCGCTCCATCATATAGGTAATGAAAACGCCGCAGTCCTCCTGGCGGTCGGCATGTTCCATGGCGGCGTAGTATCCGTTGCGGCCGCGTTGGATGAAGCCTTCCAACGGGAGGTAAGCGAACACGGGCCATTGCCGCATCAACATCAGCTTTTGCCAGAGCCGCGCGATACGGCCGTTCCCTGCGGTGAAGGGGCGGAGGTTGATCAGGCCGTAGTGCAGCACACAGCTGGTGATCAACATGGGGGCCTCGTCATTCTCCGCGAAATGCAGCAACTGTTCCACCTGACTGGAGATGTTGCCACCGGCCGCTTTGCGGGTCCCCGGCCGGTCACCGTAGATCACCTCCATGGCCCCGGTGCGGTATTGGCCGGGGTCCAGCGCCAGCCCGTGCATCAGCTCGCCGTGGGCGTGCCTGAGGTCATGGCCCATAAAGGGGTCCAGCGTGGGAAGGAGGTCATAGAGGCGGATGGTGTTCAGGACTTCCAGCACGGCCGAGCTGGAGGTATGCGGCATATGGCCGTCCAACAGCTCCGCAATGGACCTCCGGTCCAATGGATTGTCCTCCAAGGCTAGGGTGGCGTGTATGGTGCTGACCCGGTGGGCCCGCTTCAGCAGGGGAGAGGGGTGGTGAAGATGGGCGGCACGCACCTCGCCGAGCCGCTCGGAGATGGAGGCCAAGAGGGACAGGGTCTGCGGCGTGAGGGAATAGGTGGTCGGGTACACAATAGTATCAAATGATACCATCAAAGGTAGCGTTTTGTCTGAATATTGCGAAGTTTCATAGGGATATGAACAGCTCGGGCAGATCAGTTTGTTTGGTGTAAAGTGCTGTATAACAGACACATAAGATGAGGTAAGAGCGGTCAATCAGGACTGAATGCCACTTTTTCACGGTTGCGCTTGAAACATTTTACCCCCCTCCCCTTGGTCGTCTGGGGGAAACCGCTACATTTGCAGCCCGAATTTTGCCGGAGGAAATGGGCAAAATCGTTGATAAACAGGACGAAACGGAGCTTCATGCCAACCATTCAACAGCTGATCCGCAAAGGCCGCAAGGTCCCCACCGTCAAGAGCAAGTCCATTGCCTTGACCCAGTGCCCCCAACGCCGCGGCGTATGCACCAAGGTGTACACGACCACCCCGAAGAAGCCGAATTCCGCACTTCGCAAGGTGGCCAAGGTGCGCCTCTCCAACAAGATGGAGGTGATCGCCTACATCGGTGGAGAGGGCCACAACCTGCAGGAGCACAGCATCGTGCTGGTGCGCGGTGGCAGGGTGAAGGACCTTCCCGGTGTGAAATACCACATCGTTCGCGGTGTGTTGGACACCAGCGGGGTAGAGGGCCGGAACCAGCGCCGCAGCAAGTACGGCACCAAGCGCAAAAAGGCAGGCGCCGCCAAAAAGTAACGGTCTACACTCAGAACGATGCGTAAGAAAGCAGCCAAGCACAACACGCTCCCCGACCCGAAGTTCGGTCAGGTGCAGGTGACCAAGTTCGTGAACAACCTGATGTACGACGGCAAGAAGAGCAAGTCGTTCGACATCTTCTACAGTGCCATCGATATGGTGGCTGAAAAGACCGGCGAGGACGGCATGGATACTTTCCGCAAGGCCATCCAGAACGTCACCCCGCAAGTGGAGGTGCGCAGCCGTCGCGTTGGCGGGGCGAACTTCCAGATCCCCCAGCCGGTGCGTGAGAGCCGCAAGGAGAGCTTGGCAATGAAGTGGTTGATCGGTTACAGCCGCAAGCGCAACGAGCGCAGCATGGAGCAAAGGCTCGCCAACGAGATCATGGCCGCCGCCAAAGAAGAGGGTGCGGCTTTCAAGAAGAAAGAGGAAGTACACAAGATGGCCGAGGCCAACAAGGCGTTCAGCCACTTCCGCTTCTAAACACAGCAGACCCCCAGGACCCCACATGGCCCGCGACCTCAGATACACGCGCAACATCGGCATCATGGCGCACATCGATGCCGGCAAGACGACCACGTCGGAGCGCATTCTTTATTACACAGGCCTCACGCACAAGATCGGGGAGGTGCATGATGGCGCGGCCACCATGGACTGGATGGCGCAGGAGCAGGAGCGTGGCATCACGATCACCAGCGCTGCCACCACCACCGCCTGGAAATACCGCGGCAACGAGTACAAGATCAACCTGATCGACACCCCGGGCCACGTGGACTTCACCGTGGAGGTGGAGCGCAGCCTGCGCGTACTGGACGGTGCCGTGGCGCTGTTCTGCGCCGTTGGTGGCGTGGAGCCCCAGAGCGAGACCGTGTGGCGCCAGGCCAATAAGTACAAAGTGCCCCGCATCGGCTTCGTCAACAAGATGGACCGCAGCGGTGCGGACTTCTTCAAAGTAGTGGCCCAGATCAAGAGCCGCCTCGGTGCGAACCCGGTGCCTTTGCAAGTGCCCATCGGCGCCGAAGCGGGTTTCCTTGGCGTGGTCGACCTGGTGAATAACCACGGCATGGTCTGGAACGAGGCCGACCAAGGCATGACCTGGTCGGAAGTCCCCATTCCTGAAGACCTGAAGGACACCGTGAAGGAGTGGCGCGACAAGTTGATCGAAGCCGTCGCCGAAAGCGACGACAAGTTGATGGAGAAGTACTTCGCTGATCCGGACAGCTTGACGGAGGCGGAGATCATGAACGCCATCCGCATCAGTACCATCAACATGAGCATCACGCCGATCCTCTGCGGGTCAGCGTTCAAGAACAAGGGCGTGCAGACCATGCTCGACGCCGTGATGGCCTATCTGCCCAGCCCCATGGACATTGAGGCTGTTACCGGCACCGACCCTGACACGGGCGAGGAGCTGTTGCGGAAGCCTAGCGTTACCGAGCCGATGGCCTCTTTGGCGTTCAAGATCGCCACGGACCCCTTCGTGGGCCGATTGGCCTTCTTCCGCTGTTACAGTGGCAAGGTGGACGCGGGCAGCTATGTGCAGAACATGCGCACGGGCAAGAAGGAGCGCATCAGCCGCATTTTCCAAATGCACTCCAACAAGCAGAACCCCGTGGACGTCATCGAAGCCGGTGACATCGGCGCGGCCGTCGGTTTCAAGGATATCCGTACCGGTGACACGCTGTGCGACGAGAGCAAGCAGATCATCCTCGAGAGCATGAGCTTCCCCGAGCCGGTGATCGGTATCGCCATCGAACCCAAGACCCAGGCCGACCTGGACAAGATGGGACAGGCGTTGGCCAAACTGGCCGAGGAAGATCCGACCTTCAAGGTGAATACCGATGAGGAGACAGGCCAGACCGTGATCAACGGTATGGGCGAACTGCACTTGGAGATCTTGGTGGACCGTATGAAGCGCGAGTTCAAGGTGGAACTCAACCAAGGTGCCCCCCAAGTGAAATACAAGGAGGCCATCACCGGAACGGTGGAGCACCGGGAACTGTACAAGAAACAGACCGGTGGCCGAGGCAAATTCGCGGACATCCACGTGCGCATCGAGCCACAGACGGACCCCGCCAAGATCGGCTTGGAGTTCGTCGATTCCATCAAGGGTGGATCCATCCCCAAGGAATTCATCCCCTCGGTGCAGAAGGGCTTTGCGAATTCGTTGCAGAACGGTGTGTTGGCAGGGTACCCCATCGAGAGCATGAAGGTGACCTTGTACGACGGAAGCTTCCACAACGTGGACTCCGACGCACTGAGCTTTGAGATCGCTGCGAAGAGCGCCTTCCGTTCGGCGGTGCCCAAAGCCAAGCCGATCCTGCTCGAGCCGATCATGAAGATCGAGGTGATCACGCCCGAGGAGAACATGGGCGACATCGTCGGCGACCTCAACCGTCGTCGCGGACAGATCCAAGGCATGGAGGACCGTAGCGGCGCAAAGGCGATCAAGGGCACGGTGCCTTTGAGCGAGATGTTCGGCTACGTCACTTCCCTGCGTACCCTGAGTTCCGGCCGTGCCAGCAGCACCATGGAGTTCAGCCACTATGAGCAGGCTCCCAATAACATCACCGAAGCCGTTTTGGCCAAGGTCCGTGGTAAAGTTTCAGCATAAGTCGACCCTTAAGTGATGACCCAAAAGATCAGGATCAAGCTGCGGTCTTACGATCACAACCTCGTCGACAAGAGCGCCGAGAAGATCGTGAAGACGGTGAAGAGCACGGGTGCCGTCGTCAGCGGCCCCATCCCGTTGCCCACGCACAAGCGTATTTTCACGGTGCTGCGTTCGCCGCACGTGAACAAGACGGCTCGGGAGCAATTCCAACTGTGCAGTTACAAGCGGCTGATGGACATATACAGCTCCAGCAGCAAAACCATCGATGCGCTGATGAAACTGGAACTCCCCAGTGGCGTGGACGTGGAGATCAAGGTCTGACCGTAGAAAGATACGCGGAGCGCTACGATAGATAGACAGCAAGTGCAAGGGCGGTGGAAGCATCGCCCCCAACAAAAAGAAAAATGAGCGGATTGATCGGAAAAAAGGTCGGGATGACCAGCCTCTATGACACGGAGGGCAACCTGTTGGGTTGCACCGTGCTTGAGGCCGGCCCCTGCGTGGTGACCCACGTGAAGACCATTGAAAAGGACGGCTACAATGCCGTTCAGCTGGCCTATGGCGAGCGTGGCGAGAAGAACGCCACTTCCGCGGCCATCGGCCACTTTAAGAAAGCTGGCACCACGCCCAAGGTGAAGAGCCATGAGTTCAAGGAGTTCACCGAAGAGTTGAAACTGGGCGACAAAGTGGACACCGACATCTTCCTGGAAGGTGGCTTTGTCACAGTCACCTCCGCTAGCAAGGGTAAAGGTTTCCAAGGTGTGGTGAAGCGCCACGGCTTCAGCGGTGTTGGCGAAGCCACCCACGGCCAGCACGACCGTTCACGCGCTCCCGGTTCATTGGGCGGCTCGTCCTACCCGGCGCGCGTGTTCAAGGGCCTGCGCATGGCAGGTCGCATGGGCGGCAACAAGATCACCACGGAGAACCTCCGAGTGGTGAAGATCGACAAGGAAAGAAACCTCATGGTCGTTCATGGCTCCATTCCCGGGCCCAAGGGCGGAATTGTGATCATCTGGAAGTAAGATGGAACTCGATATCCACAGCGCGGACGGAAAGTCCACCGGCAAGAAGGCCAAACTGAACGATGCGGTTTTCGGTGTTGAGCCGAACGACCACGCCATCTGGCTGGACGTAAAACAGCACTTGGCGAACCGTCGTCAGGGCACCTCCAAGACCTTGGAGAAGAGCGAGCTTAGCGGTTCCACCCGCAAGCTGCACCGGCAGAAGGGGACTGGCGGAGCCCGAAAGGGTTCCATCAAGAGTCCCTTGTTGAAGGGCGGTGCCCGCGTGTTCGGCCCAAAGCCCCGTGACTACCACTTCAAACTGAACAAGAAGGTGAAGGACCTGGCCCGCCGCAGCGCCCTCACGCACAAGGCCAAGAACGGCACCATCACCGTGCTGGACGGCAGTGGCATGGACAGCACGAAGACCAAGGTCTACGCCGGCATGCTGAAGGCGTTCAACCTCACCGGCCGCAAGGCCTTGGTGGTGTTGGCGACAAAGAACGACAACGTGCTGCTCGGCACCCGGAACATCCAGGGCGCCCGCGTGGTGGTCGCCAGCGAGTTGAACACCTACGACATCATGAACGCCAATAGGGTGTTGATCGCTGCCGACGCGATCGCCCCGTTGGAATCCACCCTCAGCAAGCAAGCGCAATGAGCAGCATCATCATCCGCCCCCTCATCACCGAGAAGATGACCGCCCAAAGCGAGAACGAAGGCCGCTACGGCTTCGTTGTCGACCGCAAGAGCAACAAGGTCGAGATCCGCGCCGCGGTGGAAAAGGAATTCAATGTGAAGGTCACCGGCGTGCGCACGATGATCGTGCGCGGCAAGGATCGCACGCGCTATACGAAGACCAACATCCTGCGTGGCAGTACCAGCACTTGGAAGAAGGCCATCGTCACCTTGGAAAAAGGTGAGACCATCGACCTCTACAGCAATCTCTGACCCTCGAACAAGCGAAGATCATGGGCATCCGTAAAATGAACCCCGTTACCGCTGGCACCCGTCACAAGGTGGCCATCGATTTCGAGGAGATCACCACCAATATCCCCGAAGCGAGCCTGCTCCGTGGGCGCGCGAACAAGAGCGGCGGCCGGAACAACTCGGGCAAGATGACCATGCGCTACATCGGCGGTGGTCACAAGCAGCGCTATCGGGTGATCGATACCAAGCGCGACAAGGTGGGCATCGCCGGCGTGGTGAAGACCATCGAGTACGATCCGAACCGTAGCTCCCGCATCGCTCTGGTGTTCTACCCGGACGGCGAGAAGCGTTACATGCTCGCACCTGCCGGCCTGAAAGTGGGCCAGGTGGTGGTGAGCGGCAAGGGCGCTCCCCCGGAAGTGGGCAATGCGCTCCCATTGAGCGATATCCCCTTGGGTACCTTGGTGCACAACGTTGAGCTCCAGCCCGGCAAGGGAGGCTCCTTCGCACGCAGCGCGGGCACCTTCGCCCAGCTGAATGCCCGTGAAGGCCGCTATGCCACCCTGAAGATGCCGAGCGGCGAGGTCCGCATGGTGTTGGTGAGCTGCATGGCCACAGTGGGTACCGTGGGTAATTCCGAGCACATGCTGCAGCGCAGCGGTAAGGCTGGCCGCACCCGTTGGCAGGGCCGTCGACCGCGCGTACGTCCCGTGGTGATGAACCCCGTCGATCACCCGATGGGTGGTGGCGAAGGCCGGGCTTCCGGCGGTCATCCGCGCAGCCGCAACGGCCTTCTGGCCAAAGGCAAAAAGACACGGGCACCCAAGCGTATCTCCAACAAGTTCATTATTCAGCGGGCCAACCACAAGAAAGCCTGATCACCCGATAGCAGATGAGCCGTTCACTCAAGAAGCCCCCGTTCGTCCACTACAAGTTGGCGAAGCGCGTTACCGAAATGCAACAGGCCGGCAAGAAGACCGTCCTGAAGACCTGGTCGCGCCCCAGCACCATTACCCCGGAGTTCGTGGGGTTGACCTTCGCCGTCCACAACGGGAACAAGTTCATCCCGGTGTACGTCACCGAGAACATGGTGGGCCACAAACTGGGGGAGTTCGCCCCGACGCGTACCTACCGTGGTCACGCCGGCAACAACAGAAAGTAACATGGGATCGCGCAAGAAAATAGCCGCTGATAAGCGGAAGGAGGCCAAGAAGGACGTTGCGGTGGCCAGCCTCCGCAAGGTTCCCACCAGCCCGCGCAAGATGCGCCAGGTGGCGGACAACATCCGCGGCGTGGAAGTGGAGAAGGCGCTGGGCCTGCTGCGCTTCAGCACCCGCCACGCCAGCAAGCCGTTGGAAAAGCTCTTGATGAGCGCCATCGCCAACTGGGAAGCGAAGAACGAGAAGAAGGCCGGAGACACCAAGCTGGTCGTGAAGACGGTGATGGTGGACGAAAGCACCGGGTTGAAGCGTATGCTGCCCGCACCTCAGGGCCGCGCCTACCGCATGGTAAAGCGCAGCAACCACGTGACCTTGATCGTGGACACCGCACCGGAGGAAACCGCCGAGAACAA
Coding sequences:
- a CDS encoding 30S ribosomal protein S12, whose protein sequence is MPTIQQLIRKGRKVPTVKSKSIALTQCPQRRGVCTKVYTTTPKKPNSALRKVAKVRLSNKMEVIAYIGGEGHNLQEHSIVLVRGGRVKDLPGVKYHIVRGVLDTSGVEGRNQRRSKYGTKRKKAGAAKK
- the rpsG gene encoding 30S ribosomal protein S7, with protein sequence MRKKAAKHNTLPDPKFGQVQVTKFVNNLMYDGKKSKSFDIFYSAIDMVAEKTGEDGMDTFRKAIQNVTPQVEVRSRRVGGANFQIPQPVRESRKESLAMKWLIGYSRKRNERSMEQRLANEIMAAAKEEGAAFKKKEEVHKMAEANKAFSHFRF
- the rplD gene encoding 50S ribosomal protein L4 produces the protein MELDIHSADGKSTGKKAKLNDAVFGVEPNDHAIWLDVKQHLANRRQGTSKTLEKSELSGSTRKLHRQKGTGGARKGSIKSPLLKGGARVFGPKPRDYHFKLNKKVKDLARRSALTHKAKNGTITVLDGSGMDSTKTKVYAGMLKAFNLTGRKALVVLATKNDNVLLGTRNIQGARVVVASELNTYDIMNANRVLIAADAIAPLESTLSKQAQ
- the fusA gene encoding elongation factor G, producing MARDLRYTRNIGIMAHIDAGKTTTSERILYYTGLTHKIGEVHDGAATMDWMAQEQERGITITSAATTTAWKYRGNEYKINLIDTPGHVDFTVEVERSLRVLDGAVALFCAVGGVEPQSETVWRQANKYKVPRIGFVNKMDRSGADFFKVVAQIKSRLGANPVPLQVPIGAEAGFLGVVDLVNNHGMVWNEADQGMTWSEVPIPEDLKDTVKEWRDKLIEAVAESDDKLMEKYFADPDSLTEAEIMNAIRISTINMSITPILCGSAFKNKGVQTMLDAVMAYLPSPMDIEAVTGTDPDTGEELLRKPSVTEPMASLAFKIATDPFVGRLAFFRCYSGKVDAGSYVQNMRTGKKERISRIFQMHSNKQNPVDVIEAGDIGAAVGFKDIRTGDTLCDESKQIILESMSFPEPVIGIAIEPKTQADLDKMGQALAKLAEEDPTFKVNTDEETGQTVINGMGELHLEILVDRMKREFKVELNQGAPQVKYKEAITGTVEHRELYKKQTGGRGKFADIHVRIEPQTDPAKIGLEFVDSIKGGSIPKEFIPSVQKGFANSLQNGVLAGYPIESMKVTLYDGSFHNVDSDALSFEIAAKSAFRSAVPKAKPILLEPIMKIEVITPEENMGDIVGDLNRRRGQIQGMEDRSGAKAIKGTVPLSEMFGYVTSLRTLSSGRASSTMEFSHYEQAPNNITEAVLAKVRGKVSA
- a CDS encoding Fic family protein; amino-acid sequence: MVSFDTIVYPTTYSLTPQTLSLLASISERLGEVRAAHLHHPSPLLKRAHRVSTIHATLALEDNPLDRRSIAELLDGHMPHTSSSAVLEVLNTIRLYDLLPTLDPFMGHDLRHAHGELMHGLALDPGQYRTGAMEVIYGDRPGTRKAAGGNISSQVEQLLHFAENDEAPMLITSCVLHYGLINLRPFTAGNGRIARLWQKLMLMRQWPVFAYLPLEGFIQRGRNGYYAAMEHADRQEDCGVFITYMMERIDEALHELLTRERPVLTGPDRISTFISGSDRGRFTRKDYRNAFPELSTATASRDLADAVDAGSIMRTGTGRVAWYRAPGTRKHG
- the rplC gene encoding 50S ribosomal protein L3, whose translation is MSGLIGKKVGMTSLYDTEGNLLGCTVLEAGPCVVTHVKTIEKDGYNAVQLAYGERGEKNATSAAIGHFKKAGTTPKVKSHEFKEFTEELKLGDKVDTDIFLEGGFVTVTSASKGKGFQGVVKRHGFSGVGEATHGQHDRSRAPGSLGGSSYPARVFKGLRMAGRMGGNKITTENLRVVKIDKERNLMVVHGSIPGPKGGIVIIWK
- the rplB gene encoding 50S ribosomal protein L2, whose protein sequence is MGIRKMNPVTAGTRHKVAIDFEEITTNIPEASLLRGRANKSGGRNNSGKMTMRYIGGGHKQRYRVIDTKRDKVGIAGVVKTIEYDPNRSSRIALVFYPDGEKRYMLAPAGLKVGQVVVSGKGAPPEVGNALPLSDIPLGTLVHNVELQPGKGGSFARSAGTFAQLNAREGRYATLKMPSGEVRMVLVSCMATVGTVGNSEHMLQRSGKAGRTRWQGRRPRVRPVVMNPVDHPMGGGEGRASGGHPRSRNGLLAKGKKTRAPKRISNKFIIQRANHKKA
- the rplW gene encoding 50S ribosomal protein L23, producing the protein MSSIIIRPLITEKMTAQSENEGRYGFVVDRKSNKVEIRAAVEKEFNVKVTGVRTMIVRGKDRTRYTKTNILRGSTSTWKKAIVTLEKGETIDLYSNL
- the rpsJ gene encoding 30S ribosomal protein S10, producing the protein MTQKIRIKLRSYDHNLVDKSAEKIVKTVKSTGAVVSGPIPLPTHKRIFTVLRSPHVNKTAREQFQLCSYKRLMDIYSSSSKTIDALMKLELPSGVDVEIKV
- the rplV gene encoding 50S ribosomal protein L22 — translated: MGSRKKIAADKRKEAKKDVAVASLRKVPTSPRKMRQVADNIRGVEVEKALGLLRFSTRHASKPLEKLLMSAIANWEAKNEKKAGDTKLVVKTVMVDESTGLKRMLPAPQGRAYRMVKRSNHVTLIVDTAPEETAENKA
- the rpsS gene encoding 30S ribosomal protein S19, which produces MSRSLKKPPFVHYKLAKRVTEMQQAGKKTVLKTWSRPSTITPEFVGLTFAVHNGNKFIPVYVTENMVGHKLGEFAPTRTYRGHAGNNRK